From Panicum hallii strain FIL2 chromosome 2, PHallii_v3.1, whole genome shotgun sequence, a single genomic window includes:
- the LOC112881458 gene encoding zinc finger CCCH domain-containing protein 50-like — translation MGDLADLACAGEAARSHLAGGGRRDLLAELLELAAADDAAGFREKLAAAGGDAELADGVGLWYGRSKAYEPRTPLMVAATYGSAEVVALLLGLGCVDVNRRPGIDGATPLHCAASGGSRNAVAIVKVLLAAGADPVIPDATGRFPADVILAPPASPDALGDLEMLLGRRRGLAVTTSVPSGSSSPPLSSSPDEGNRSPSTRSSSLSPITVDRAKKEYPVDPTLPDIKSSVYASDEFRMFAFKVRPCSRAYSHDWTECPFVHPGENARRRDPRKHPYTAVPCPNFRRPGGCPSGDSCEFSHGVFESWLHPSQYRTRLCKEGAACARRICFFAHDEDELRHVPHNSGAGLLSPRASSSIDMTAAAALGLLPGSPTRHFVPTPLSPSATNNGGGAAAHWLQGSRLRSSFNPRDAQADDLGALLEWESQYLGALSLPQNSRSQPRLSTGLSIRPTAIAPSNLEEMYASDMAMSPRFTNDQSHSVYSPAHKSALLNKFHQQKGLLSPVNTNRMYSPRGLDPSIIHSPFGGMSPRSPRTMEPTSPLSARVGATVTQRDMFDHFSSVNKHQLPSVGSPRNLNASWSNIGTPKSKVDWGIDNEELVRLRHPAQPGAAEEEPDVSWVQSLVNNAELNGKRGEMAGMASGPMSRPDLSSQGDSVDQTMIASWLEQQMHLEPK, via the coding sequence ATGGGCGACCTTGCTGATCTCGCGTGCGCGGGCGAGGCCGCGCGCTCGcatctcgccggcggcggccgccgggacCTGCTGGCGGAGCTGCTGGAGCTCGCGGCGGCGGACGACGCCGCGGGGTTCCGGGAGAAGCTcgcggcggcaggcggcgaTGCGGAGCTGGCGGACGGGGTCGGTCTGTGGTACGGCCGGAGCAAGGCGTACGAGCCGCGCACGCCGCTGATGGTGGCGGCGACGTACGGCAGCGCGGAGGTGGTGGCGCTGCTGCTCGGCCTGGGATGTGTCGACGTCAACCGGCGCCCGGGCATCGACGGCGCTACCCCGCTGCACTGCGCCGCCTCCGGCGGCTcgcggaacgccgtcgccatcgtCAAGGTACTCCTGGCTGCCGGCGCCGACCCGGTCATTCCCGACGCCACCGGCCGCTTCCCTGCCGACGTCATCCTGGCTCCTCCTGCTTCACCGGACGCCTTGGGCGATCTGGAGATGCTCCTTGGTCGCCGCCGAGGTCTAGCTGTCACGACCTCGGTACCATCGGGCTCGTCCTCCCCGCCGCTCTCGTCCTCGCCGGATGAGGGCAACAGGTCGCCATCCACGCGGTCATCTTCGTTGTCCCCGATCACCGTGGACCGTGCCAAGAAGGAGTACCCGGTGGATCCGACGCTGCCAGACATCAAGAGCAGCGTCTATGCCTCCGACGAGTTCCGCATGTTCGCATTCAAGGTGCGGCCCTGCTCCAGGGCCTACTCGCATGACTGGACCGAGTGTCCGTTCGTGCACCCCGGCGAGAACGCCCGCCGCCGGGACCCCCGCAAGCACCCGTACACTGCTGTGCCCTGCCCCAACTTCCGCCGCCCTGGTGGCTGCCCCAGCGGTGATAGTTGCGAGTTCTCCCATGGTGTGTTCGAGAGCTGGCTCCACCCGTCGCAGTACCGCACAAGGCTCTGCAAGGAGGGCGCAGCTTGTGCCCGCCGCATCTGCTTCTTCGCCCATGATGAAGATGAGCTCCGCCATGTGCCTCACAATAGTGGTGCAGGTTTGCTGTCTCCCCGTGCCTCTTCATCTATTGACatgactgctgctgctgctcttgGGCTGCTACCTGGATCTCCTACCAGGCACTTTGTGCCAACCCCTCTGTCGCCATCTGCCACCAACAATGGTGGAGGTGCTGCTGCTCATTGGCTCCAAGGTAGCAGGCTGCGTTCTTCTTTCAATCCAAGGGATGCACAGGCTGATGACCTTGGCGCGCTCCTGGAATGGGAATCACAATACCTTGGAGCGCTCAGCCTCCCACAAAACAGCCGATCCCAGCCCCGTCTTTCTACTGGTCTGAGCATTCGGCCAACAGCAATTGCTCCATCTAACCTCGAAGAGATGTATGCTTCAGACATGGCAATGTCACCAAGGTTCACTAATGACCAAAGTCACTCAGTCTACTCACCAGCACACAAATCAGCCCTCCTAAACAAGTTTCATCAACAAAAGGGCCTCCTGTCACCTGTTAATACCAACAGGATGTACTCTCCAAGGGGTCTCGATCCGTCAATTATTCATTCTCCATTTGGTGGTATGTCTCCTCGGTCCCCTCGGACCATGGAGCCAACATCTCCCCTAAGTGCCCGTGTTGGAGCTACTGTCACACAGCGTGATATGTTTGATCATTTCTCGTCCGTGAACAAGCATCAGTTGCCATCTGTTGGTTCGCCACGGAATCTTAATGCTTCATGGAGCAACATTGGTACCCCAAAGAGTAAGGTTGACTGGGGTATTGACAATGAGGAGCTGGTCCGTTTGAGGCATCCTGCTCAACCAGGAGCTGCAGAAGAGGAGCCAGATGTGTCATGGGTGCAGTCACTGGTGAACAATGCTGAGCTGAATGGCAAGCGGGGTGAAATGGCAGGCATGGCCTCTGGACCGATGAGTAGGCCTGACCTGAGCAGTCAGGGTGATTCAGTGGATCAGACGATGATTGCTTCTTGGCTTGAGCAGCAGATGCACTTGGAGCCGAAATAA
- the LOC112881725 gene encoding HVA22-like protein k, translated as MALLAPAISGEVGLRLLLAPLSSNVVIRTASCAVGIGLPVYSTFRAIEKKDEKEKERLLLYWAAYGSFSIAEVFADKLLSSVPLYYHVKFAILVWLQFPSNGGSKHVYKKYLRPFFLKHQAKIDRFLNILSKELTKFVSSHEDEIRFIENMAIRGATTANYIVNGLDQPDEPQAINAIEGPNPTATEEAGGLGSET; from the exons ATGGCTCTCCTCGCCCCCGCCATCTCCGGCGAG GTGGGTTTGCGGCTCTTATTGGCGCCACTAAGCTCTAATGTAGTCATCCGTACAGCCAG TTGTGCCGTGGGGATTGGTCTACCTGTATACTCCACTTTCAGAGCTAtagagaagaaggatgaaaaagagaaagagcGGTTGCTCTTGTATTGGGCAG CATATGGATCCTTTAGCATTGCTGAAGTCTTTGCAGATAAGCTTCTTTCAAG TGTTCCTCTCTATTATCATGTGAAGTTTGCTATCCTTGTGTGGCTCCAGTTCCCTTCAAACGGG GGATCCAAGCATGTATACAAAAAATACCTACGTCCATTTTTCCTGAAACATCAAGCAAAAATTGATAGATTTCTGAATATTCTGTCAAAGGAACTT ACGAAGTTTGTCAGCAGCCATGAAGATGAAATTCGTTTTATAGAGAACATGGCCATCAGAGGTGCTACCACAG CAAACTACATTGTAAATGGCCTCGACCAACCTGATGAACCGCAAGCGATTAATGCAATTGAAGGTCCGAATCCAACTGCAACTGAAGAAGCTGGTGGGTTGGGATCTGAGACTTGA
- the LOC112881724 gene encoding protein TIC 20-I, chloroplastic-like, whose protein sequence is MVLCQGLPAGNAQLLAFPGRSSSLRSTQFHVKKNHFSAGALRVGADSVRHGMITSLPKENSVKGIPSLSIRHNQQPRSVSCQASSLASFSYPELTSKPRWWWRTLACVPYLLPLHNMWSYADVIYQLHTYLQGFSLLYTFIDTMTLCPGWLFLVIFMTVYFFVVRRKWSPHFLRFHVILAILLDTGSQAVATMCTWMPSIVYQGKPMQYFWMSIAFIQIFTVLECMRCALCGMYPNVPFISHTAFIHSDLNLFR, encoded by the exons ATGGTTCTGTGTCAGGGATTACCTGCTGGAAATGCTCAGCTTCTAGCTTTTCCTGGTAGATCATCAAGTCTAAGGAGCACCCAGTTTCATGTTAAGAAGAATCATTTTTCTGCGGGAGCTCTACGAG TTGGTGCAGACTCCGTTCGGCATGGCATGATCACATCATTGCCAAAGGAAAATTCTGTCAAGGGCATTCCATCACTATCAATAAGGCACAATCAGCAACCAAGGTCCGTTAGCTGTCAAGCATCCTCATTGGCATCATTCAGCTACCCGGAGCTGACTTCCAAACCCAGATGGTGGTGGAGAACACTTGCTTGTGTGCCATACTTGCTGCCACTCCACAACATGTGGTCTTACGCCGACGTGATCTACCAGCTGCACACTTACTTGCAGGGGTTTTCGCTGCTGTACACGTTCATTGATACCATGACGCTGTGTCCTGGGTGGCTCTTCTTGGTGATATTTATGACAGTGTACTTCTTCGTTGTGAGGCGGAAGTGGTCACCACACTTTCTGAGGTTCCATGTGATCCTGGCTATCCTCCTGGACACTGGCTCCCAAGCAGTGGCCACCATGTGTACCTGGATGCCAAGCATCGTGTATCAAGGGAAACCGATGCAGTACTTCTGGATGTCTATTGCCTTCATACAGATATTCACAGTGCTCGAGTGTATGCGGTGTGCTCTTTGTGGAATGTACCCAAATGTCCCGTTCATATCCCACACTGCGTTCATTCACTCTGATCTGAACCTGTTCAGATAG
- the LOC112881722 gene encoding calcium-dependent protein kinase 20: protein MGNCCVTPGGAAGDGGGKKPKEPKQKKGKKPNPFSIEYNRSAPPGAAPRLLVLREPTGRDIAARYELGGELGRGEFGVTYLCTDRDSGEALACKSISKKKLRTPVDIEDVRREVEIMRHLPKHPNVVTLRDTYEDDNAVHLVMELCEGGELFDRIVARGHYTERAAALVTRTIVEVVQMCHKHGVMHRDLKPENFLFANKKETAALKAIDFGLSVFFTPGERFTEIVGSPYYMAPEVLKRNYGPEVDVWSAGVILYILLCGVPPFWAETEQGVAQAIIRSAIDFKRDPWPRVSDNAKDLVKGMLNPDPKRRLTAQQVLDHPWLQNIKKAPNVNLGETVKARLQQFSVMNKFKKHALRVIAEHLSVEEAADIKDMFEKMDLNKDQMLNFDELKLGLHKFGHQMPDADVQILMEAADADGNGSLDYGEFVTLSVHLRKIGNDEHLHKAFAYFDRNQSGYIEIDELRESLADDLGQNHEEVINAIIRDVDTDKDGKISYDEFAAMMKAGTDWRKASRQYSRERFTSLSLKLQKDGSLQMTSTR from the exons atgGGCAACTGCTGCGTGACGCCGGGGGGagccgccggcgacggcggcggcaagaaGCCCAAGGAGCCCAAGCAGaagaagggcaagaagccgaACCCCTTCTCGATCGAGTACAACCGCTCCGCGCCGCcgggcgccgcgccgcggcTGCTGGTGCTGCGGGAGCCCACGGGGCGGGACATCGCGGCGCGGTACGAGCTGGGCGGGGAACTCGGGCGCGGCGAGTTCGGGGTCACCTACCTCTGCACGGACCGCGACTCCGGGGAGGCGCTGGCCTGCAAGTCCATCTCCAAGAAGAAGCTCCGCACCCCCGTCGACATCGAGGACGTGCGTCGGGAGGTGGAGATCATGCGCCACCTCCCCAAGCACCCCAACGTCGTCACGCTCAGGGACACGTACGAGGACGACAATGCCGTGCACCTCGTCATGGAGCTCTGCGAGGGCGGGGAGCTCTTCGACCGGATCGTGGCGCGGGGGCACTACAccgagcgcgccgccgccttggTCACGCGCACCATCGTCGAGGTCGTGCAG ATGTGCCATAAGCATGGAGTGATGCACAGGGATCTCAAACCAGAGAATTTCTTGTTTGCAAACAAGAAAGAAACAGCGGCCCTAAAAGCAATTGATTTTGGCCTGTCTGTATTTTTCACTCCAG GCGAACGATTCACTGAGATTGTCGGAAGTCCTTACTACATGGCTCCAGAGGTGCTAAAGAGAAACTACGGCCCAGAAGTTGATGTTTGGAGTGCAGGAGTGATTCTTTACATTCTTCTTTGCGGCGTCCCTCCATTCTGGGCAG AAACCGAACAGGGTGTTGCTCAAGCAATTATCCGTTCTGCCATTGATTTTAAAAGAGACCCATGGCCAAGGGTCTCAGATAACGCAAAAGATCTTGTCAAGGGAATGCTCAATCCAGATCCAAAACGACGATTAACAGCTCAGCAAGTGCTTG ATCACCCATGGTTACAGAACATTAAGAAGGCTCCAAATGTCAATTTGGGTGAAACTGTTAAGGCCAGACTTCAACAGTTCTCGGTGATGAACAAGTTCAAGAAGCATGCACTTAGG GTCATAGCTGAACATCTTTCAGTAGAAGAGGCTGCTGACATAAAGGACATGTTTGAAAAGATGGATCTTAACAAGGATCAAATGCTTAATTTTGATGAACTGAAGCTTGGTCTGCATAAGTTTGGTCACCAAATGCCTGATGCTGATGTCCAAATACTAATGGAAGCT GCGGATGCTGATGGAAATGGATCCTTGGATTATGGAGAATTTGTTACATTATCTGTCCACCTAAGAAAGATTGGCAATGATGAGCATCTGCATAAGGCATTTGCATACTTTGACCGGAACCAGAGTGGGTATATTGAAATCGATGAACTCCGTGAGTCATTAGCTGATGACCTGGGACAAAATCATGAAGAAGTTATCAATGCCATTATCCGTGATGTAGACACTGATAAG GATGGCAAGATCAGCTACGATGAGTTTGCGGCGATGATGAAGGCTGGAACGGACTGGAGGAAAGCCTCAAGACAGTACTCAAGAGAGCGGTTCACCAGCCTGAGCCTAAAGCTGCAAAAGGACGGATCATTGCAGATGACAAGTACCCGGTAG
- the LOC112881723 gene encoding polygalacturonase inhibitor 1-like — translation MAPTASSFLAVFLLVAAAASTPARSCAPSDLRALLSVKQALGNPATLSSWSPSSPNCCGWDHLRCDDAGRVNNVFIDGAADVHGQIPSAVAGLTALMSLSLFRLPGLTGAIPPCLAGLSNLQFLTISHTNVSGPIPESLARLRSLDSVDLSSNKLCGRIPASFADLPNLRSLDLQHNQLTGPIPAGLVQGQFRSLILSYNQLSGPIPRDDAQDEINTVDLSHNKLTGDPSHLFVSGRPIGKVDLSWNYLDFDLSKLVFPPELTYLDLSHNHIRGTVPASLERLSTLQKLDLSYNNLCGPLPRGHGVIKHGCKPFAHNQCRHGTPLAGCQDLS, via the coding sequence ATGGCGCCTACCGCCTCATCCTTCCTCGCCGTCTTCCTGCTcgtggcggcggccgcgtcgaCGCCGGCGCGGTCGTGCGCGCCGAGCGACCTACGCGCGCTGCTGAGCGTCAAGCAGGCGCTGGGCAACCCGGCGACGCTGTCGTCGTGGAGCCCGTCGTCGCCCAACTGCTGCGGGTGGGACCACCTCCGGTGCGACGACGCCGGGCGCGTGAACAACGTCTTCATCGACGGCGCCGCCGACGTGCACGGCCAGATCCCGTCGGCGGTGGCGGGGCTGACTGCGCTCATGTCGCTGTCCCTGTTCCGCCTGCCGGGGCTCACGGGCGCCATCCCGCCCTGCCTCGCGGGGCTCTCCAACCTGCAGTTCCTCACCATCTCCCACACCAACGTGTCGGGCCCCATCCCGGAGTCCCTGGCGCGGCTCCGCAGCCTGGACTCGGTCGACCTCTCCAGCAACAAGCTGTGCGGGCGCATCCCGGCGTCGTTCGCCGACCTGCCCAACCTCCGGTCGCTGGACCTCCAGCACAACCAGCTGACGGGCCCCATCCCGGCGGGGCTCGTGCAGGGGCAGTTCCGGTCGCTGATCCTGTCCTACAACCAGCTGAGCGGGCCGATCCCGCGCGACGACGCGCAGGACGAGATCAACACGGTGGACCTCTCCCACAACAAGCTCACCGGCGACCCCTCCCACCTGTTCGTCTCCGGGCGGCCCATCGGGAAGGTGGACCTGTCGTGGAACTACCTCGACTTCGACCTCAGCAAGCTGGTGTTCCCGCCGGAGCTGACGTACCTGGACCTGTCCCACAACCACATCCGCGGCACCGTGCCGGCGTCGCTGGAGCGCCTGTCCACGCTGCAGAAGCTGGACCTCAGCTACAACAACCTGTGCGGGCCGCTCCCCAGGGGGCATGGCGTCATCAAGCACGGGTGCAAGCCGTTCGCGCACAACCAGTGCCGCCACGGGACCCCGCTCGCCGGCTGCCAGGACCTGTCGTga
- the LOC112881868 gene encoding uncharacterized protein LOC112881868, with the protein MQQPVRPLAVSAAGGGGGFSAVRPRSLREWRGRTCRKVVSFSSSGKGGEEQAVPGETPEEARRRLAELDKLLEGLVEPKMRPPTPPPPPDPYLDRDMILGRGSTDELPDISPTYVAFSTLALVILTIFTNVMFNLYIKPSVDGADQPVRIQRVPLVNPADQQFE; encoded by the exons ATGCAGCAGCCAGTCCGCCCGCTCGCCGTGAgcgccgccggaggaggaggcgggttCTCGGCGGTTCGTCCCCGGTCCTTGCGTGAGTGGAGGGGGAGGACGTGTCGCAAGGTAGTCAGCTTCTCGTCGTCGGGGAAGGGGGGTGAGGAGCAGGCGGTGCCGGGCGAGACgccggaggaggcgcggcggcggctggcggaGCTCGACAAGCTGCTGGAGGGGCTGGTCGAACCCAAGATGCGGCCGCCgacgccacctcctcctccgg ACCCCTACTTGGACCGAGACATGATACTGGGGCGGGGATCCACTGATGAACTACCGGATATATCTCCAACATACGTAGCATTCTCGACGCTGGCACTTGTTATCCTCACGATATTCACCAACGTCATGTTCAATCTGTACATCAAACCTTCTGTTGACGGCGCCGATCAACCCGTAAGAATTCAGAGAGTGCCTCTAGTAAATCCAGCAGATCAGCAATTCGAGTAG
- the LOC112880506 gene encoding uncharacterized protein LOC112880506: protein MAASGSGGDGPGGRPWTAISTWAPGPGGGAVEDAISFETSDEDAEATLAGVVLSRPQPDGDGDAPPCEVTVNFRGKYEIHWVYVRSTARIYELYHSTDAKGTGKDYLCTVRCGLAVKEPQPCGDESMSQRTGGAPTSDKREQETKNVSSSSDEESWVDVKIPESPTGNNMPEAQERNAIRICQENTLAHYEATAEMTDVSPCVSLTVRLLSLQSKTSVHIEEICIFADPVESTNDNSVTGPGNMGGSSLMAMLVPGLMQMSKSRNLKIDERYFSDGSSTQLTQDRAMKESNPSEKIMQETGLSSTDNHKPSGIESVINSADSGTVSNEKSNQGEFQLKDTNSLPLPLPVQTTESTQAPSVKDQQASGAGHLANPLVKEFTPYNHNIERKLDTLLSKVEKMELYCSRFEDSMIKPLGSIEARLQRLEEQFSSFSVEMQSLRGSSADRSASDGISNMTNSQEEACAPAAVTDRKLGLAFRAPDFSSDDSHSYNATSENQVNIRGSNVLPRLLVKVPDFIAQPELTGGDVHDGPSSPVYCAPTSEKERKISPGLVVKVPEFLDDDDDYDEDVEEEKEAEVGDHDDGNTQYDDTLSKSTVDSTKSKKPVSINGALASALEALLTSSKGASSSKPVVCTASNLSAENTNDSLSCSLSPENMGEKPTKDDSADQFLGTCDANLVGTFRSFQEIDATPHTSLSKEMLDSKAEINEQNADLNAEKVSFVASTESLDVPSQPDTVEQSIDSGSQVDGQNNCPSLDTMPYAISTGPMGPPKPPTVFEAADNGVQVNENRPAISLAEFLAARNASSGKNVTSEVCSGNDGPKKLSSERTLAGADKSSKNISQLLVKKALEVDADEGKHYSSVPIGANFDGSSSVDPGNGASGHNIITKEAVSDKSCGLKNAESGFRLSVGMDSIFSQFAATDSRKEWIENSSSDLSPDDTFSKPNVMHSWSILSSMESFSGAPAKEPAVSANATSRNYVEDFEDIGDCPTGTRISGEELQKVCDLLYELKDDMLGMTSMAKGTSKSSLSLEVLLAESSGSEAQISDQEDIDNGAGIGSARLFSTFSSSDDDASAADEPLVDVADLTTPSEPYASAFNEPLVDVTDLTNPSGTDASSVNEPSADVDLPNPSETSASDVNDEPLASVDDLPKPLESFSGGSSGEHPGSLI, encoded by the exons ATGGCGGCGTCGGGATCGGGGGGCGACGGGCCCGGCGGCCGGCCCTGGACGGCGATCAGCACGTGGGCGCCGGGCCCCGGCGGCGGGGCCGTGGAGGACGCCATCTCGTTCGAGACCTCGGACGAGGACGCCGAGGCCACCCTCGCGGGTGTCGTACTCTCCCGCCCGCAGCCCGATGGGGACGGGGACGCCCCTCCCTGCGAGGTCACTG ttaATTTCAGGGGAAAGTATGAGATTCACTGGGTATATGTGCGAAGCACAGCTCGGATTTATGAACTGTACCATTCTACTGACGCAAAGGGTACCGGCAAGGATTATCTATGCACTGTCCGTTGTGGACTTGCTGTTAAAGAACCACAGCCCTGTGGTGATGAAAGTATGTCTCAGCGGACTGGTGGTGCTCCAACTAGTGACAAGCGTGAACAGGAGACCAAAAATGTAAGCAGTAGCAGTGATGAAGAGAGTTGGGTTGATGTCAAAATTCCAGAATCTCCTACGGGAAATAACATGCCCGAAGCTCAAGAAAGGAATGCAATCAGAATCTGCCAAGAAAATACTCTG GCACACTATGAAGCAACTGCTGAGATGACTGATGTGAGCCCATGTGTGTCTCTTACTGTCCGTCTTCTGTCACTTCAGTCAAAGACATCAGTGCACATTGAGGAGATCTGCATATTTGCTGACCCTGTTGAATCTACCAATGATAATTCAGTAACAGGTCCTGGAAACATGGGTGGTAGTTCTTTGATGGCTATGCTTGTTCCTGGACTTATGCAAATGTCTAAATCAAGAAATTTGAAAATTGATGAGAGATACTTTTCTGATGGATCAAGTACTCAACTTACCCAAGATCGTGCCATGAAAGAGAGCAACCCATCTGAAAAGATTATGCAGGAAACAGGGCTAAGTAGCACAGATAATCATAAGCCATCAGGGATAGAAAGTGTAATAAATTCTGCTGACAGTGGAACAGTATCTAATGAAAAAAGCAACCAAGGTGAGTTCCAGTTGAAGGACACCAATTCTCTACCATTGCCTTTGCCTGTACAAACAACAGAAAGCACGCAAGCGCCATCAGTGAAGGACCAGCAAGCATCAGGCGCGGGTCATCTTGCTAATCCCCTTGTGAAGGAATTTACTCCTTATAATCATAATATTGAGAGAAAGCTGGATACTCTGCTATCTAAGGTTGAGAAGATGGAATTATACTGCTCTAGGTTTGAAGACAGCATGATAAAGCCCCTCGGTAGCATTGAGGCACGGCTTCAGCGACTGGAGGAACAGTTTAGTTCATTCTCTGTGGAGATGCAGTCTTTGCGAGGTTCTTCTGCAGATAGATCAGCATCAGATGGTATATCTAATATGACTAACTCACAGGAGGAAGCATGTGCTCCTGCTGCTGTAACTGACAGGAAGCTTGGTTTAGCTTTCAGGGCGCCAGATTTTTCTTCTGATGATTCCCATTCTTACAACGCCACCAGTGAAAACCAGGTTAATATCCGTGGGTCTAATGTTTTGCCAAGGCTACTTGTGAAGGTCCCTGATTTTATTGCTCAACCTGAGTTAACTGGTGGCGACGTTCATGATGGGCCTTCCTCACCTGTCTATTGTGCTCCAACTTCTGAAAAGGAGCGCAAGATTTCCCCAGGTTTAGTTGTCAAGGTTCCTGAATTCCTAGATGACGATGATGATTATGACGAAGATGTGGAGGAAGAGAAAGAAGCAGAAGTTGGTGATCATGATGATGGTAACACACAATATGATGATACTCTGAGCAAAAGCACTGTTGACAGCACCAAGAGCAAAAAACCGGTATCTATCAATGGTGCATTGGCTTCCGCATTAGAGGCATTACTCACTTCCAGCAAAGGAGCATCATCTTCGAAACCTGTTGTTTGCACTGCCAGTAATTTAAGTGCTGAAAATACTAATGATTCCTTGAGTTGTTCCCTTTCTCCTGAAAACATGGGCGAGAAGCCCACTAAAGATGATTCAGCCGACCAATTTCTGGGTACATGTGATGCAAATTTGGTTGGTACCTTCAGATCTTTTCAGGAAATTGATGCAACTCCACATACTTCTCTCTCAAAGGAAATGTTGGATAGCAAGGCTGAGATAAATGAACAGAACGCTGATCTTAATGCAGAAAAGGTGTCATTTGTTGCAAGCACAGAATCATTGGATGTCCCTTCACAGCCTGATACAGTTGAGCAATCTATTGATAGTGGAAGTCAGGTAGATGGACAAAACAATTGTCCTAGTTTGGACACGATGCCATATGCCATAAGCACTGGACCTATGGGACCTCCTAAGCCTCCTACTGTTTTTGAAGCTGCTGATAATGGAGTTCAAGTTAATGAAAATAGACCTGCCATATCCTTAGCAGAGTTTCTTGCTGCAAGAAATGCTAGCTCTGGTAAGAATGTTACTTCTGAGGTATGCAGCGGTAATGACGGGCCTAAGAAACTGTCCTCTGAGAGAACATTGGCTGGAGCTGATAAAAGCTCAAAAAATATCAGTCAACTTCTAGTGAAGAAAGCACTTGAGGTTGATGCGGATGAGGGGAAGCATTATTCTAGTGTACCCATTGGGGCAAATTTTGATGGGTCAAGCAGTGTAGATCCGGGAAATGGTGCTAGTGGGCACAATATCATTACAAAAGAAGCTGTCTCAGATAAGTCCTGCGGCCTAAAGAATGCAGAGAGTGGCTTTAGGCTCTCTGTTGGGATGGACTCCATATTTTCTCAGTTTGCTGCTACAGATTCCAGGAAAGAATGGATTGAGAACAGCAGCTCGGACTTGAGCCCAGATGATACCTTCTCAAAACCAAATGTGATGCATTCCTGGTCAATTTTGAGTAGTATGGAGTCGTTTAGTGGGGCGCCTGCCAAAGAACCTGCTGTTTCAGCGAATGCCACATCGAGAAATTACGTGGAAGATTTTGAAGACATTGGAGATTGTCCTACGGGAACACGGATTTCTGGGGAAGAGCTGCAAAAGGTTTGTGACTTGCTTTATGAGTTGAAGGATGATATGTTGGGCATGACCTCCATGGCGAAGGGTACCAGTAAGAGCAGTCTGTCCCTTGAAGTCTTGCTTGCCGAATCATCTGGTTCTGAAGCGCAAATTTCTGATCAGGAGGACATTGACAATGGCGCTGGGATTGGCTCAGCTCGATTGTTCAGTACATTCTCATCCTCAGATGATGATGCTTCTGCTGCAGACGAGCCTTTAGTTGATGTTGCCGACCTTACCACACCATCCGAACCATATGCTTCTGCCTTCAACGAGCCTTTGGTTGATGTGACTGATCTGACAAACCCTTCTGGGACGGATGCTTCTTCTGTGAACGAGCCTTCGGCAGATGTTGATCTGCCAAACCCTTCAGAGACATCTGCTTCTGACGTGAACGACGAGCCTTTGGCCAGTGTGGATGATCTGCCAAAACCTCTGGAGTCGTTTTCTGGTGGGAGCAGTGGAGAACATCCTGGCAGTCTTATATAG